The region TTGGATAGCCCTCTGCCCTCAggtgttgtttgaatttcGCAAGACTCTCGTCAAATTGCCCCAACCAGCTGAACTGGATACTATCTTTCTTCAAGATTATTATTGTGCCATAAAATGGAATGTCATTTCCTTGGAGTAGCAgaagttctctttttttacGTTTCAGTGTATCGACATCTCTATGATCCTCTCAGAAGCTATCCGCAGGACACACAATGGCGAATCAGTGTCATACCTGTTCAACAACGTACCTCTGTAGAATAATGAGAACTTGGTCATCTCGCTCGGCACCTGAATGATTCGCCACAAGCACTTCGCTACCACCACGATCTTATCAGGCAGTAACTACTTAGAACTTGGAAGCGAGTTGTCCACTACCCAATGAGAGGCGGTTTGTACAAAGGAATTTAGAGATAAAAAGATCTGACGTCTAGACCAGTGAGTGCAGCGTACAATTTGgataattaataatttggttggattGCAAGTCTTGGGGCTTGGTGACGTCCTGAACTATGCAGATTATCCAAGTGGGATGAGAAAAATCCTGAAAACTATTTTCGTAATTATAGCActttaaattggaaaatagatGATAGTTTACAGCGCATCAGTGATAATGTCCATTCCCTATTGCGTATATTCATATCAAGCGCTGATGTCGCTTAAATTAACAACAGTTTGTAGGAACCTGTctatattttaatgtttgtgATTGATTTGTTATCTTTGGTAAGTACAACAGTCGcggcaaacaaagaaaagtagATGTAGTTTCAACAAAGTTTTTCAGTAGCTAGCGAGCTACACGGTTCAATGGATAGAAGATGTTCATTAAACACTTTTAGggtttttgcttttacagGCGGCAGACACTGAATAAATCCAGAATTTTTTGAAGAGCAGATTTGTTCTTGGTTTCGGAGAGCCTGtgctttattgtttttctgaCGTCCTTGGGACATTCTGCAATGAGATGTTGTagcaaattattattgacccTCAAAAGTCTAAAAGGACAGAGAGTAGCCAAAACGAAATCCATGGGACATGAAATATGTTGTTGTTAGCACAgtccaagtttaattatgctTTCAGAAGGCTTTCCTTGACTCTTGTCAGCGAAACGCAGTCAGGTGATCAGCCGCCATACTGATTTAATGAcgcaaaaggaaaaattgtcatGAAGCCCAATATCTGGTCAACGAATTTGGccgccatttctttgttttcttcggCCAAATGAGTACGCGCTCAATGCATAGATTTGAACCGCGGAGTGAAGAACGAGGCTGACGTTATCGCAGTTACTTTGCTCAACTTATGATCTGAAAGACGCAAGTATAGCGCTCATAATTGCGATGATCACGTCACCTTTGTACTTTCAGTACACAACTATGAAAGGCCGTGTTCGCAAACTGTTTAGCTGAGGTTTTCTTCCCAGACACGGTAGTTGTGACATTGACTTCACTTGATGGAATCAGGTTCAGCATACAGATGATCAACAAACCTATTTCCTTATCCAATTGGTTTACAGTCTACAATAATCGACATGTTGGTTGAGATCTTTCGGACTTGCTTGACCCATCGGAAAGTTAAGAGTTGGCGGCTCACGTGATACAAACATGTTACTTACTCTTTTGACATCTTGGACCGAAGAATCCTGTACCATGGCACTCACAACGGTAACCAGGATACTTTGTTCCTGACAGCTGCACACAGAACCCATTGTTCTTACATGGATTCCTTTCACATGGGTCCTCTAGAAGCACAATAAATGCACTTTGTCAAAGTTCATTCAACAACTGACATTTTCAGTACTCTCGTCTTAATAGCATTGTCAACTTAATCCTCAACAACATTTTAACCTCTATCTAAttatatttaatttgtttttctgtaatCCAAATACAGTAGCCCCACCTTTTTATGCCATGTTCTGCCAACCTCATCCCCAGGGTATCTCTTCTTTTTCCCTTTCCCTTCCCGCACCAGGGGTATAGGATAGTAGATATTAATCGATTAGTGGTCGATTAGTCTCTACTATTTTAGTTGTCCCCAACTATACACACAACTATTATATTTCTAGCTTGTCTCTCTGTAATTAGTATTCGttatttattgcttttcttttttttttctctccttgtaaatatatatatagttagtGTGTGTtcagaattaaaaaattgaattgaattaaattgaaaattggccaGCCTAAATGTAGCCTGAAATGTCATCATTCCTCCCGCCAAAAAGGGGCGAGAGACGCTTAAAGCGCGTTCGGGCGAAAAGACGGACGACATTTCAGATTGGCACCTGAACATTATTTTTGGACTGATCATCGATTTTTAAGCTAGTATTGATCGTACTTGGGTTaaggtttatttttttcccaattttGTCATAATGTTGTAAGGGCAAGCATAACCTCGCAGCTAAGACATAACTAGATTTTGTTTAAGGGGAGGTGTTCGTATCAAAGTTTTTCTTCTAATAGACTGATATAGGGAAAGTATATTTCAATTATGTAGTTCGGACaatttttttgattttatctTCTCTCAGGAAATCTCCTGTAAGTCTCTGGGGGTTCATTATTTCACTTTGTTCTAACGAAGAGTTGACGCTGGAAATGCCAGCTTTTTAATCtcaaccaggtgatctggtgacgtaatttggaggactgggaagaaaaattttaacgccgtatcccacaaccgcgcgcggccttaggtgttgtttccaagctccctgcagcatttccatcgccaaaactcaacagatcattccgtgtctaccacatttcctgttactgaatgaacattcaagtagacccgacgagctctaacctacATCTCTAACCTcacctctgccatgttgaattcgaaaataaggccgcgcgcggttgtgggatacggcgttaaaatttttcatcccagtcctccgaattacgtgaCCAGATCAGCTGGAATACTTCCATCGACGCATTTGATACAACATCAACATGCCACTCACGGCCAAAAAAGAGAGTGCCAACAATCCCCTTGGAAATATTGCACCAGCTATGCGCGCTACTTCAGCTAAAATAGAAACTAACTTAGGTTTCAGAGACATCCACAAAGAAAAGCAGGCATGCTCGTAAGCAAATAAGAAAAGGCCCAATTACACATGCTGATGAGCTCCGATGTTTTCGTATGACACTATGCATGTGTTTGAAGCGTTCAcccgttttcaaaaataacTTTCGTGAAATTTGTGATCCCGGTACTATTTCCTGCTGTCCTCGT is a window of Acropora palmata chromosome 4, jaAcrPala1.3, whole genome shotgun sequence DNA encoding:
- the LOC141880280 gene encoding cysteine-rich motor neuron 1 protein-like, which produces MRTFLRVLTLFSLGLAFQAAPQVPCVRSFRCKTQKFQGCYAVEGMCYCSQAHCCVNPFKYPSLDSCLAVEENTLRFEDPCERNPCKNNGFCVQLSGTKYPGYRCECHGTGFFGPRCQKKCPKDVRKTIKHRLSETKNKSALQKILDLFSVCRL